Proteins encoded within one genomic window of Manis pentadactyla isolate mManPen7 chromosome 4, mManPen7.hap1, whole genome shotgun sequence:
- the SSX2IP gene encoding afadin- and alpha-actinin-binding protein isoform X3, producing the protein MGEWMTVTDPGLSSESKNLSQYTSETKMSPSSLYSQQVLCSSIPLSKNVHNFFSAFCTEENIEQSISYLDQELTTFGFPSLYEESKGKETKRELNIVAVLNCMNELLVLQRKNLLAQENVETQNLKLGSDMDHLQNCYAKLKEQLETSRREMIGLQERDRQLQCKNRNLHQLLKNEKDEVQKLQNIIASRATQYNHDMKRKEREYNKLKERLHQLVMNKKDKRIAMEILNYVGRADGKRGSWRTGKTEARNEDEMYKYLLNDYEYRQKQILMENAELKKVLQQMKKEMISLLSPQKQKPRERADDNTGTVISDVEEDTGELSRESMWDLSCETVREQLTNSIRKQWRILKSHVEKLDNQVSKVHLEGFNDEDVISRQDHEQETEKLELEIQQCKEMIKTQQQLLQQQLATACDDDTTSLLRDCYLLEEKERLKEEWSLFKEQKKNFEKERRSFTDAAIRLGLERKAFEEERANWLKQQFLNMTTFDHQNSENVKIFSAFSGSSDQDNVTAHSKPRQKKLHRMSNRSPVCTSKLTKSLPASPSTSDFFQMCSCASEHSSINVLNMTPEETKPSQVERECTNQKWSVASRPGSQEGCCSGCSLTSTNAHVEKDDLP; encoded by the exons ATGGGAGAGTGGATGACTGTTACAGATCCAGGTCTGTCTTCAG AAAGCAAAAATCTTTCTCAATATACCTCAGAAACAAAGATGTCTCCATCAAGTTTATACTCACAGCAAGTGCTGTGTTCTTCAATACCTTTATCAAAAAATGTGCACAACTTTTTCAGTGCCTTTTGCACAGAAGAGAATATTGAGCAAAGTATTTCGTATCTTGATcag GAATTGACTACTTTCGGCTTTCCTTCATTATATGAAGAATCCAAAggtaaagagacaaagagagaactAAATATAGTTGCTGTTTTGAATTGTATGAATGAGCTACTTGTACTTCAGCGGAAGAATCTTCTAGCTCAGGAAAATGTGGAAACACAGAATCTGAAACTTGGAAGTGATATGGACCATCTACAGAACTGCTATGCAAAACTTAAG GAACAACTAGAAACCTCCAGGAGAGAGATGAttggacttcaagaaagagacagacagtTACAATGCAAGAACCGGAATTTACATcagctattaaaaaatgaaaaagatgaa GTACAGAAATTACAAAATATCATTGCAAGTCGAGCTACTCAGTATAATCATGATATGAAGAGAAAAGAACGTGAATATAATAAATTAAAGGAACGTCTACATCAACTTGTTATGAACAAGAAGGATAAAAGAATAG CTATGGAAATTCTAAATTATGTTGGGAGAGCTGATGGAAAAAGAGGTTCCTGGAGGACTGGTAAAACTGAAGCCAG GAATGAAGATGAAATGTATAAATACCTCTTGAATGATTACGAATATCGTCAGAAACAAATCCTAATGGAAAATGCTGAACTTAAGAAGGTTCTTCagcaaatgaaaaaggaaatgatttctcttctttctccccaaaagCAGAAACCTAGAgaaagagcagatgataataCAGGAACT GTTATCTCTGATGTTGAGGAAGATACTGGGGAACTAAGTAGAGAGAGTATGTGGGACCTTTCCTGTGAAACTGTGAGAGAACAGCTTACAAACAGCATCAGAAAACAGTGGAGAATTTTGAAAAGTCATGTAGAAAAACTTGATAACCAAG TTTCAAAGGTACACCTAGAAGGTTTTAATGATGAAGATGTAATCTCACGACAAGACCATGagcaagaaactgaaaaactCGAGTTAGAAATTCAACAGTGTAAAGAAATGATTAAAACTCAGCAGCAACTTTTACAG caGCAGCTTGCTACTGCATGTGATGACGACACCACTTCACTGCTACGAGACTGTTACTTGTTGGAAGAAAAGGAACGCCTCAAAGAAGAGTGGTCTCtatttaaagaacaaaaaaagaattttgagaAGGAAAGACGAAGCTTTACGGATGCAGCTATTCGCCTAGGGTTGGAG agaaaggcatttGAAGAAGAAAGAGCCAATTGGTTAAAGCAGCAGTTTTTAAATATGACTACCTTTGACCACCAGAACtcagaaaatgtgaaaattttcAGTGCCTTCTCAGGAA gttctgATCAGGACAATGTCACAGCGCACTCGAAGCCACGGCAGAAGAAGCTTCACAGAATGTCTAACAGGTCTCCAGTCTGCACGTCTAAACTGACTAAATCTCTTCCTGCTTCTCCTTCGACTTCAGACTTTTTCCAGATGTGCTCCTGTGCATCTGAGCATAG TTCAATCAATGTACTGAATATGACTCCTGAAGAAACTAAACCAAGTCAGGTTGAAAGAGAATGTACAAATCAGAAATGGAGCGTGGCATCAAGACCTGGCTCACAGGAAGGTTGCTGTAGTGGGTGCTCCTTGACCTCCACAAATGCTCATGTAGAAAAAGATGATTTACCTTAG
- the SSX2IP gene encoding afadin- and alpha-actinin-binding protein isoform X2: MGEWMTVTDPGLSSESKNLSQYTSETKMSPSSLYSQQVLCSSIPLSKNVHNFFSAFCTEENIEQSISYLDQELTTFGFPSLYEESKGKETKRELNIVAVLNCMNELLVLQRKNLLAQENVETQNLKLGSDMDHLQNCYAKLKEQLETSRREMIGLQERDRQLQCKNRNLHQLLKNEKDEVQKLQNIIASRATQYNHDMKRKEREYNKLKERLHQLVMNKKDKRIAMEILNYVGRADGKRGSWRTGKTEASFFLRNEDEMYKYLLNDYEYRQKQILMENAELKKVLQQMKKEMISLLSPQKQKPRERADDNTGTVISDVEEDTGELSRESMWDLSCETVREQLTNSIRKQWRILKSHVEKLDNQVSKVHLEGFNDEDVISRQDHEQETEKLELEIQQCKEMIKTQQQLLQQLATACDDDTTSLLRDCYLLEEKERLKEEWSLFKEQKKNFEKERRSFTDAAIRLGLERKAFEEERANWLKQQFLNMTTFDHQNSENVKIFSAFSGSSDQDNVTAHSKPRQKKLHRMSNRSPVCTSKLTKSLPASPSTSDFFQMCSCASEHSSINVLNMTPEETKPSQVERECTNQKWSVASRPGSQEGCCSGCSLTSTNAHVEKDDLP, encoded by the exons ATGGGAGAGTGGATGACTGTTACAGATCCAGGTCTGTCTTCAG AAAGCAAAAATCTTTCTCAATATACCTCAGAAACAAAGATGTCTCCATCAAGTTTATACTCACAGCAAGTGCTGTGTTCTTCAATACCTTTATCAAAAAATGTGCACAACTTTTTCAGTGCCTTTTGCACAGAAGAGAATATTGAGCAAAGTATTTCGTATCTTGATcag GAATTGACTACTTTCGGCTTTCCTTCATTATATGAAGAATCCAAAggtaaagagacaaagagagaactAAATATAGTTGCTGTTTTGAATTGTATGAATGAGCTACTTGTACTTCAGCGGAAGAATCTTCTAGCTCAGGAAAATGTGGAAACACAGAATCTGAAACTTGGAAGTGATATGGACCATCTACAGAACTGCTATGCAAAACTTAAG GAACAACTAGAAACCTCCAGGAGAGAGATGAttggacttcaagaaagagacagacagtTACAATGCAAGAACCGGAATTTACATcagctattaaaaaatgaaaaagatgaa GTACAGAAATTACAAAATATCATTGCAAGTCGAGCTACTCAGTATAATCATGATATGAAGAGAAAAGAACGTGAATATAATAAATTAAAGGAACGTCTACATCAACTTGTTATGAACAAGAAGGATAAAAGAATAG CTATGGAAATTCTAAATTATGTTGGGAGAGCTGATGGAAAAAGAGGTTCCTGGAGGACTGGTAAAACTGAAGCCAG TTTCTTTCTCAGGAATGAAGATGAAATGTATAAATACCTCTTGAATGATTACGAATATCGTCAGAAACAAATCCTAATGGAAAATGCTGAACTTAAGAAGGTTCTTCagcaaatgaaaaaggaaatgatttctcttctttctccccaaaagCAGAAACCTAGAgaaagagcagatgataataCAGGAACT GTTATCTCTGATGTTGAGGAAGATACTGGGGAACTAAGTAGAGAGAGTATGTGGGACCTTTCCTGTGAAACTGTGAGAGAACAGCTTACAAACAGCATCAGAAAACAGTGGAGAATTTTGAAAAGTCATGTAGAAAAACTTGATAACCAAG TTTCAAAGGTACACCTAGAAGGTTTTAATGATGAAGATGTAATCTCACGACAAGACCATGagcaagaaactgaaaaactCGAGTTAGAAATTCAACAGTGTAAAGAAATGATTAAAACTCAGCAGCAACTTTTACAG CAGCTTGCTACTGCATGTGATGACGACACCACTTCACTGCTACGAGACTGTTACTTGTTGGAAGAAAAGGAACGCCTCAAAGAAGAGTGGTCTCtatttaaagaacaaaaaaagaattttgagaAGGAAAGACGAAGCTTTACGGATGCAGCTATTCGCCTAGGGTTGGAG agaaaggcatttGAAGAAGAAAGAGCCAATTGGTTAAAGCAGCAGTTTTTAAATATGACTACCTTTGACCACCAGAACtcagaaaatgtgaaaattttcAGTGCCTTCTCAGGAA gttctgATCAGGACAATGTCACAGCGCACTCGAAGCCACGGCAGAAGAAGCTTCACAGAATGTCTAACAGGTCTCCAGTCTGCACGTCTAAACTGACTAAATCTCTTCCTGCTTCTCCTTCGACTTCAGACTTTTTCCAGATGTGCTCCTGTGCATCTGAGCATAG TTCAATCAATGTACTGAATATGACTCCTGAAGAAACTAAACCAAGTCAGGTTGAAAGAGAATGTACAAATCAGAAATGGAGCGTGGCATCAAGACCTGGCTCACAGGAAGGTTGCTGTAGTGGGTGCTCCTTGACCTCCACAAATGCTCATGTAGAAAAAGATGATTTACCTTAG
- the SSX2IP gene encoding afadin- and alpha-actinin-binding protein isoform X5, producing MGEWMTVTDPGLSSESKNLSQYTSETKMSPSSLYSQQVLCSSIPLSKNVHNFFSAFCTEENIEQSISYLDQELTTFGFPSLYEESKGKETKRELNIVAVLNCMNELLVLQRKNLLAQENVETQNLKLGSDMDHLQNCYAKLKEQLETSRREMIGLQERDRQLQCKNRNLHQLLKNEKDEVQKLQNIIASRATQYNHDMKRKEREYNKLKERLHQLVMNKKDKRIAMEILNYVGRADGKRGSWRTGKTEARNEDEMYKYLLNDYEYRQKQILMENAELKKVLQQMKKEMISLLSPQKQKPRERADDNTGTVISDVEEDTGELSRESMWDLSCETVREQLTNSIRKQWRILKSHVEKLDNQVSKVHLEGFNDEDVISRQDHEQETEKLELEIQQCKEMIKTQQQLLQQLATACDDDTTSLLRDCYLLEEKERLKEEWSLFKEQKKNFEKERRSFTDAAIRLGLERKAFEEERANWLKQQFLNMTTFDHQNSENVKIFSAFSGSSDQDNVTAHSKPRQKKLHRMSNRSPVCTSKLTKSLPASPSTSDFFQMCSCASEHSSINVLNMTPEETKPSQVERECTNQKWSVASRPGSQEGCCSGCSLTSTNAHVEKDDLP from the exons ATGGGAGAGTGGATGACTGTTACAGATCCAGGTCTGTCTTCAG AAAGCAAAAATCTTTCTCAATATACCTCAGAAACAAAGATGTCTCCATCAAGTTTATACTCACAGCAAGTGCTGTGTTCTTCAATACCTTTATCAAAAAATGTGCACAACTTTTTCAGTGCCTTTTGCACAGAAGAGAATATTGAGCAAAGTATTTCGTATCTTGATcag GAATTGACTACTTTCGGCTTTCCTTCATTATATGAAGAATCCAAAggtaaagagacaaagagagaactAAATATAGTTGCTGTTTTGAATTGTATGAATGAGCTACTTGTACTTCAGCGGAAGAATCTTCTAGCTCAGGAAAATGTGGAAACACAGAATCTGAAACTTGGAAGTGATATGGACCATCTACAGAACTGCTATGCAAAACTTAAG GAACAACTAGAAACCTCCAGGAGAGAGATGAttggacttcaagaaagagacagacagtTACAATGCAAGAACCGGAATTTACATcagctattaaaaaatgaaaaagatgaa GTACAGAAATTACAAAATATCATTGCAAGTCGAGCTACTCAGTATAATCATGATATGAAGAGAAAAGAACGTGAATATAATAAATTAAAGGAACGTCTACATCAACTTGTTATGAACAAGAAGGATAAAAGAATAG CTATGGAAATTCTAAATTATGTTGGGAGAGCTGATGGAAAAAGAGGTTCCTGGAGGACTGGTAAAACTGAAGCCAG GAATGAAGATGAAATGTATAAATACCTCTTGAATGATTACGAATATCGTCAGAAACAAATCCTAATGGAAAATGCTGAACTTAAGAAGGTTCTTCagcaaatgaaaaaggaaatgatttctcttctttctccccaaaagCAGAAACCTAGAgaaagagcagatgataataCAGGAACT GTTATCTCTGATGTTGAGGAAGATACTGGGGAACTAAGTAGAGAGAGTATGTGGGACCTTTCCTGTGAAACTGTGAGAGAACAGCTTACAAACAGCATCAGAAAACAGTGGAGAATTTTGAAAAGTCATGTAGAAAAACTTGATAACCAAG TTTCAAAGGTACACCTAGAAGGTTTTAATGATGAAGATGTAATCTCACGACAAGACCATGagcaagaaactgaaaaactCGAGTTAGAAATTCAACAGTGTAAAGAAATGATTAAAACTCAGCAGCAACTTTTACAG CAGCTTGCTACTGCATGTGATGACGACACCACTTCACTGCTACGAGACTGTTACTTGTTGGAAGAAAAGGAACGCCTCAAAGAAGAGTGGTCTCtatttaaagaacaaaaaaagaattttgagaAGGAAAGACGAAGCTTTACGGATGCAGCTATTCGCCTAGGGTTGGAG agaaaggcatttGAAGAAGAAAGAGCCAATTGGTTAAAGCAGCAGTTTTTAAATATGACTACCTTTGACCACCAGAACtcagaaaatgtgaaaattttcAGTGCCTTCTCAGGAA gttctgATCAGGACAATGTCACAGCGCACTCGAAGCCACGGCAGAAGAAGCTTCACAGAATGTCTAACAGGTCTCCAGTCTGCACGTCTAAACTGACTAAATCTCTTCCTGCTTCTCCTTCGACTTCAGACTTTTTCCAGATGTGCTCCTGTGCATCTGAGCATAG TTCAATCAATGTACTGAATATGACTCCTGAAGAAACTAAACCAAGTCAGGTTGAAAGAGAATGTACAAATCAGAAATGGAGCGTGGCATCAAGACCTGGCTCACAGGAAGGTTGCTGTAGTGGGTGCTCCTTGACCTCCACAAATGCTCATGTAGAAAAAGATGATTTACCTTAG
- the SSX2IP gene encoding afadin- and alpha-actinin-binding protein isoform X1, producing MGEWMTVTDPGLSSESKNLSQYTSETKMSPSSLYSQQVLCSSIPLSKNVHNFFSAFCTEENIEQSISYLDQELTTFGFPSLYEESKGKETKRELNIVAVLNCMNELLVLQRKNLLAQENVETQNLKLGSDMDHLQNCYAKLKEQLETSRREMIGLQERDRQLQCKNRNLHQLLKNEKDEVQKLQNIIASRATQYNHDMKRKEREYNKLKERLHQLVMNKKDKRIAMEILNYVGRADGKRGSWRTGKTEASFFLRNEDEMYKYLLNDYEYRQKQILMENAELKKVLQQMKKEMISLLSPQKQKPRERADDNTGTVISDVEEDTGELSRESMWDLSCETVREQLTNSIRKQWRILKSHVEKLDNQVSKVHLEGFNDEDVISRQDHEQETEKLELEIQQCKEMIKTQQQLLQQQLATACDDDTTSLLRDCYLLEEKERLKEEWSLFKEQKKNFEKERRSFTDAAIRLGLERKAFEEERANWLKQQFLNMTTFDHQNSENVKIFSAFSGSSDQDNVTAHSKPRQKKLHRMSNRSPVCTSKLTKSLPASPSTSDFFQMCSCASEHSSINVLNMTPEETKPSQVERECTNQKWSVASRPGSQEGCCSGCSLTSTNAHVEKDDLP from the exons ATGGGAGAGTGGATGACTGTTACAGATCCAGGTCTGTCTTCAG AAAGCAAAAATCTTTCTCAATATACCTCAGAAACAAAGATGTCTCCATCAAGTTTATACTCACAGCAAGTGCTGTGTTCTTCAATACCTTTATCAAAAAATGTGCACAACTTTTTCAGTGCCTTTTGCACAGAAGAGAATATTGAGCAAAGTATTTCGTATCTTGATcag GAATTGACTACTTTCGGCTTTCCTTCATTATATGAAGAATCCAAAggtaaagagacaaagagagaactAAATATAGTTGCTGTTTTGAATTGTATGAATGAGCTACTTGTACTTCAGCGGAAGAATCTTCTAGCTCAGGAAAATGTGGAAACACAGAATCTGAAACTTGGAAGTGATATGGACCATCTACAGAACTGCTATGCAAAACTTAAG GAACAACTAGAAACCTCCAGGAGAGAGATGAttggacttcaagaaagagacagacagtTACAATGCAAGAACCGGAATTTACATcagctattaaaaaatgaaaaagatgaa GTACAGAAATTACAAAATATCATTGCAAGTCGAGCTACTCAGTATAATCATGATATGAAGAGAAAAGAACGTGAATATAATAAATTAAAGGAACGTCTACATCAACTTGTTATGAACAAGAAGGATAAAAGAATAG CTATGGAAATTCTAAATTATGTTGGGAGAGCTGATGGAAAAAGAGGTTCCTGGAGGACTGGTAAAACTGAAGCCAG TTTCTTTCTCAGGAATGAAGATGAAATGTATAAATACCTCTTGAATGATTACGAATATCGTCAGAAACAAATCCTAATGGAAAATGCTGAACTTAAGAAGGTTCTTCagcaaatgaaaaaggaaatgatttctcttctttctccccaaaagCAGAAACCTAGAgaaagagcagatgataataCAGGAACT GTTATCTCTGATGTTGAGGAAGATACTGGGGAACTAAGTAGAGAGAGTATGTGGGACCTTTCCTGTGAAACTGTGAGAGAACAGCTTACAAACAGCATCAGAAAACAGTGGAGAATTTTGAAAAGTCATGTAGAAAAACTTGATAACCAAG TTTCAAAGGTACACCTAGAAGGTTTTAATGATGAAGATGTAATCTCACGACAAGACCATGagcaagaaactgaaaaactCGAGTTAGAAATTCAACAGTGTAAAGAAATGATTAAAACTCAGCAGCAACTTTTACAG caGCAGCTTGCTACTGCATGTGATGACGACACCACTTCACTGCTACGAGACTGTTACTTGTTGGAAGAAAAGGAACGCCTCAAAGAAGAGTGGTCTCtatttaaagaacaaaaaaagaattttgagaAGGAAAGACGAAGCTTTACGGATGCAGCTATTCGCCTAGGGTTGGAG agaaaggcatttGAAGAAGAAAGAGCCAATTGGTTAAAGCAGCAGTTTTTAAATATGACTACCTTTGACCACCAGAACtcagaaaatgtgaaaattttcAGTGCCTTCTCAGGAA gttctgATCAGGACAATGTCACAGCGCACTCGAAGCCACGGCAGAAGAAGCTTCACAGAATGTCTAACAGGTCTCCAGTCTGCACGTCTAAACTGACTAAATCTCTTCCTGCTTCTCCTTCGACTTCAGACTTTTTCCAGATGTGCTCCTGTGCATCTGAGCATAG TTCAATCAATGTACTGAATATGACTCCTGAAGAAACTAAACCAAGTCAGGTTGAAAGAGAATGTACAAATCAGAAATGGAGCGTGGCATCAAGACCTGGCTCACAGGAAGGTTGCTGTAGTGGGTGCTCCTTGACCTCCACAAATGCTCATGTAGAAAAAGATGATTTACCTTAG
- the SSX2IP gene encoding afadin- and alpha-actinin-binding protein isoform X6 — MGEWMTVTDPGLSSESKNLSQYTSETKMSPSSLYSQQVLCSSIPLSKNVHNFFSAFCTEENIEQSISYLDQEQLETSRREMIGLQERDRQLQCKNRNLHQLLKNEKDEVQKLQNIIASRATQYNHDMKRKEREYNKLKERLHQLVMNKKDKRIAMEILNYVGRADGKRGSWRTGKTEASFFLRNEDEMYKYLLNDYEYRQKQILMENAELKKVLQQMKKEMISLLSPQKQKPRERADDNTGTVISDVEEDTGELSRESMWDLSCETVREQLTNSIRKQWRILKSHVEKLDNQVSKVHLEGFNDEDVISRQDHEQETEKLELEIQQCKEMIKTQQQLLQQQLATACDDDTTSLLRDCYLLEEKERLKEEWSLFKEQKKNFEKERRSFTDAAIRLGLERKAFEEERANWLKQQFLNMTTFDHQNSENVKIFSAFSGSSDQDNVTAHSKPRQKKLHRMSNRSPVCTSKLTKSLPASPSTSDFFQMCSCASEHSSINVLNMTPEETKPSQVERECTNQKWSVASRPGSQEGCCSGCSLTSTNAHVEKDDLP; from the exons ATGGGAGAGTGGATGACTGTTACAGATCCAGGTCTGTCTTCAG AAAGCAAAAATCTTTCTCAATATACCTCAGAAACAAAGATGTCTCCATCAAGTTTATACTCACAGCAAGTGCTGTGTTCTTCAATACCTTTATCAAAAAATGTGCACAACTTTTTCAGTGCCTTTTGCACAGAAGAGAATATTGAGCAAAGTATTTCGTATCTTGATcag GAACAACTAGAAACCTCCAGGAGAGAGATGAttggacttcaagaaagagacagacagtTACAATGCAAGAACCGGAATTTACATcagctattaaaaaatgaaaaagatgaa GTACAGAAATTACAAAATATCATTGCAAGTCGAGCTACTCAGTATAATCATGATATGAAGAGAAAAGAACGTGAATATAATAAATTAAAGGAACGTCTACATCAACTTGTTATGAACAAGAAGGATAAAAGAATAG CTATGGAAATTCTAAATTATGTTGGGAGAGCTGATGGAAAAAGAGGTTCCTGGAGGACTGGTAAAACTGAAGCCAG TTTCTTTCTCAGGAATGAAGATGAAATGTATAAATACCTCTTGAATGATTACGAATATCGTCAGAAACAAATCCTAATGGAAAATGCTGAACTTAAGAAGGTTCTTCagcaaatgaaaaaggaaatgatttctcttctttctccccaaaagCAGAAACCTAGAgaaagagcagatgataataCAGGAACT GTTATCTCTGATGTTGAGGAAGATACTGGGGAACTAAGTAGAGAGAGTATGTGGGACCTTTCCTGTGAAACTGTGAGAGAACAGCTTACAAACAGCATCAGAAAACAGTGGAGAATTTTGAAAAGTCATGTAGAAAAACTTGATAACCAAG TTTCAAAGGTACACCTAGAAGGTTTTAATGATGAAGATGTAATCTCACGACAAGACCATGagcaagaaactgaaaaactCGAGTTAGAAATTCAACAGTGTAAAGAAATGATTAAAACTCAGCAGCAACTTTTACAG caGCAGCTTGCTACTGCATGTGATGACGACACCACTTCACTGCTACGAGACTGTTACTTGTTGGAAGAAAAGGAACGCCTCAAAGAAGAGTGGTCTCtatttaaagaacaaaaaaagaattttgagaAGGAAAGACGAAGCTTTACGGATGCAGCTATTCGCCTAGGGTTGGAG agaaaggcatttGAAGAAGAAAGAGCCAATTGGTTAAAGCAGCAGTTTTTAAATATGACTACCTTTGACCACCAGAACtcagaaaatgtgaaaattttcAGTGCCTTCTCAGGAA gttctgATCAGGACAATGTCACAGCGCACTCGAAGCCACGGCAGAAGAAGCTTCACAGAATGTCTAACAGGTCTCCAGTCTGCACGTCTAAACTGACTAAATCTCTTCCTGCTTCTCCTTCGACTTCAGACTTTTTCCAGATGTGCTCCTGTGCATCTGAGCATAG TTCAATCAATGTACTGAATATGACTCCTGAAGAAACTAAACCAAGTCAGGTTGAAAGAGAATGTACAAATCAGAAATGGAGCGTGGCATCAAGACCTGGCTCACAGGAAGGTTGCTGTAGTGGGTGCTCCTTGACCTCCACAAATGCTCATGTAGAAAAAGATGATTTACCTTAG
- the SSX2IP gene encoding afadin- and alpha-actinin-binding protein isoform X4 encodes MGEWMTVTDPESKNLSQYTSETKMSPSSLYSQQVLCSSIPLSKNVHNFFSAFCTEENIEQSISYLDQELTTFGFPSLYEESKGKETKRELNIVAVLNCMNELLVLQRKNLLAQENVETQNLKLGSDMDHLQNCYAKLKEQLETSRREMIGLQERDRQLQCKNRNLHQLLKNEKDEVQKLQNIIASRATQYNHDMKRKEREYNKLKERLHQLVMNKKDKRIAMEILNYVGRADGKRGSWRTGKTEASFFLRNEDEMYKYLLNDYEYRQKQILMENAELKKVLQQMKKEMISLLSPQKQKPRERADDNTGTVISDVEEDTGELSRESMWDLSCETVREQLTNSIRKQWRILKSHVEKLDNQVSKVHLEGFNDEDVISRQDHEQETEKLELEIQQCKEMIKTQQQLLQQQLATACDDDTTSLLRDCYLLEEKERLKEEWSLFKEQKKNFEKERRSFTDAAIRLGLERKAFEEERANWLKQQFLNMTTFDHQNSENVKIFSAFSGSSDQDNVTAHSKPRQKKLHRMSNRSPVCTSKLTKSLPASPSTSDFFQMCSCASEHSSINVLNMTPEETKPSQVERECTNQKWSVASRPGSQEGCCSGCSLTSTNAHVEKDDLP; translated from the exons ATGGGAGAGTGGATGACTGTTACAGATCCAG AAAGCAAAAATCTTTCTCAATATACCTCAGAAACAAAGATGTCTCCATCAAGTTTATACTCACAGCAAGTGCTGTGTTCTTCAATACCTTTATCAAAAAATGTGCACAACTTTTTCAGTGCCTTTTGCACAGAAGAGAATATTGAGCAAAGTATTTCGTATCTTGATcag GAATTGACTACTTTCGGCTTTCCTTCATTATATGAAGAATCCAAAggtaaagagacaaagagagaactAAATATAGTTGCTGTTTTGAATTGTATGAATGAGCTACTTGTACTTCAGCGGAAGAATCTTCTAGCTCAGGAAAATGTGGAAACACAGAATCTGAAACTTGGAAGTGATATGGACCATCTACAGAACTGCTATGCAAAACTTAAG GAACAACTAGAAACCTCCAGGAGAGAGATGAttggacttcaagaaagagacagacagtTACAATGCAAGAACCGGAATTTACATcagctattaaaaaatgaaaaagatgaa GTACAGAAATTACAAAATATCATTGCAAGTCGAGCTACTCAGTATAATCATGATATGAAGAGAAAAGAACGTGAATATAATAAATTAAAGGAACGTCTACATCAACTTGTTATGAACAAGAAGGATAAAAGAATAG CTATGGAAATTCTAAATTATGTTGGGAGAGCTGATGGAAAAAGAGGTTCCTGGAGGACTGGTAAAACTGAAGCCAG TTTCTTTCTCAGGAATGAAGATGAAATGTATAAATACCTCTTGAATGATTACGAATATCGTCAGAAACAAATCCTAATGGAAAATGCTGAACTTAAGAAGGTTCTTCagcaaatgaaaaaggaaatgatttctcttctttctccccaaaagCAGAAACCTAGAgaaagagcagatgataataCAGGAACT GTTATCTCTGATGTTGAGGAAGATACTGGGGAACTAAGTAGAGAGAGTATGTGGGACCTTTCCTGTGAAACTGTGAGAGAACAGCTTACAAACAGCATCAGAAAACAGTGGAGAATTTTGAAAAGTCATGTAGAAAAACTTGATAACCAAG TTTCAAAGGTACACCTAGAAGGTTTTAATGATGAAGATGTAATCTCACGACAAGACCATGagcaagaaactgaaaaactCGAGTTAGAAATTCAACAGTGTAAAGAAATGATTAAAACTCAGCAGCAACTTTTACAG caGCAGCTTGCTACTGCATGTGATGACGACACCACTTCACTGCTACGAGACTGTTACTTGTTGGAAGAAAAGGAACGCCTCAAAGAAGAGTGGTCTCtatttaaagaacaaaaaaagaattttgagaAGGAAAGACGAAGCTTTACGGATGCAGCTATTCGCCTAGGGTTGGAG agaaaggcatttGAAGAAGAAAGAGCCAATTGGTTAAAGCAGCAGTTTTTAAATATGACTACCTTTGACCACCAGAACtcagaaaatgtgaaaattttcAGTGCCTTCTCAGGAA gttctgATCAGGACAATGTCACAGCGCACTCGAAGCCACGGCAGAAGAAGCTTCACAGAATGTCTAACAGGTCTCCAGTCTGCACGTCTAAACTGACTAAATCTCTTCCTGCTTCTCCTTCGACTTCAGACTTTTTCCAGATGTGCTCCTGTGCATCTGAGCATAG TTCAATCAATGTACTGAATATGACTCCTGAAGAAACTAAACCAAGTCAGGTTGAAAGAGAATGTACAAATCAGAAATGGAGCGTGGCATCAAGACCTGGCTCACAGGAAGGTTGCTGTAGTGGGTGCTCCTTGACCTCCACAAATGCTCATGTAGAAAAAGATGATTTACCTTAG